One part of the Pelagicoccus sp. SDUM812003 genome encodes these proteins:
- a CDS encoding chemotaxis protein CheW, with translation MSETIKSTEEMMQGLHEKLEEAGESQSELDSLYGTFFLDEDEFAFHIREMQEVVNYPERVNRLPLMPDYVEGVFNLRDTIVPLINLRSILRLPAGEAETSHRYVGIVRVDGQQVGIALDRTGDVIPMNDEELAKVERKKGDNIISGLANLEGGQRIIRIIAASSIVQLEDIPMLSQTVRDDRVVSDFGAMLGGIGSGNTAISFTSEGSEFAIPVSDILEVLENPKLEDTHVAYDNCLGILNLRGAMISVIDFRTAMGSVSHTSIDTGMVIVVIADHRHCGFLVDSVTDVFDFHESRIIPIPQLKDNKRKGCLKGVVPISKERDVFLVDPKTLCDEEDILEAIEASSVPDALAGEDMGAGRSLTGNASGAGQGGLKVYITFKLSKTLAVEITEVDEIIAYPDSLMEPPGYDGYIRGMLNLRGGIIPIVDMRKYYSMSDYKDIESCSVLIVSRNGARYGLIVDSVEDSVDVYESQMTVIPKVMNDSANAEYQGDVSRIIEYTSIEGRKNTLMVYSVASFLKTLVGSAVA, from the coding sequence ATGAGCGAGACGATCAAATCGACTGAAGAAATGATGCAAGGCCTGCACGAAAAGCTGGAAGAGGCCGGCGAATCGCAGAGCGAACTGGACTCCCTCTACGGCACCTTTTTCTTGGATGAAGACGAGTTCGCCTTCCACATTCGCGAGATGCAGGAGGTCGTGAACTACCCGGAACGCGTGAATCGGCTGCCCTTGATGCCGGATTATGTGGAGGGCGTATTCAACCTTCGCGATACGATCGTGCCGCTGATCAATCTGCGCTCGATCCTGCGGCTGCCGGCAGGCGAAGCCGAGACGAGCCACAGGTACGTGGGAATCGTTCGGGTGGACGGCCAGCAGGTCGGCATCGCTCTGGATCGTACGGGGGATGTCATTCCGATGAACGACGAGGAGTTGGCGAAGGTCGAAAGAAAGAAGGGCGATAACATCATTTCAGGGCTGGCGAACTTGGAAGGTGGCCAGCGTATCATCCGAATCATAGCGGCTTCGTCGATCGTGCAGCTGGAGGACATCCCGATGCTCAGCCAAACGGTCCGAGACGATCGAGTGGTCAGCGATTTCGGAGCGATGCTGGGAGGTATCGGCTCCGGCAATACGGCGATCAGTTTTACCAGCGAAGGTTCGGAGTTCGCGATTCCCGTTTCCGATATTCTAGAAGTGCTTGAGAATCCGAAGCTAGAAGATACCCACGTGGCGTACGATAATTGCCTGGGCATCCTAAACCTGCGCGGAGCCATGATATCGGTCATCGATTTTAGAACCGCTATGGGATCCGTATCCCATACGAGCATTGATACCGGTATGGTGATCGTCGTGATAGCCGACCACCGCCATTGTGGATTTCTAGTGGATTCCGTGACGGATGTTTTCGACTTTCACGAAAGCCGAATTATCCCGATCCCTCAGCTGAAGGACAACAAGCGCAAGGGCTGCTTGAAGGGAGTCGTGCCCATTTCGAAAGAACGAGACGTGTTTCTCGTGGACCCGAAAACGCTCTGTGACGAAGAGGACATCCTGGAAGCGATCGAGGCCAGCTCGGTGCCAGACGCCCTCGCGGGAGAAGACATGGGAGCGGGACGAAGCTTGACCGGAAACGCCAGCGGCGCAGGGCAAGGCGGATTGAAGGTATATATCACCTTTAAGCTTTCCAAGACGCTGGCGGTCGAGATCACTGAAGTCGACGAAATCATCGCCTATCCCGACTCTCTCATGGAGCCGCCCGGATACGACGGCTATATCCGTGGCATGCTGAATTTGCGAGGCGGCATCATTCCCATCGTGGACATGCGCAAGTACTATTCGATGTCGGACTACAAGGATATCGAGAGCTGTTCCGTGCTGATCGTCTCGCGCAATGGAGCTCGATACGGGCTGATTGTCGACTCCGTGGAGGATAGCGTGGACGTGTACGAAAGCCAGATGACGGTGATACCCAAGGTGATGAACGATAGCGCTAATGCGGAATACCAAGGAGACGTCAGCCGCATCATCGAGTACACCAGTATCGAAGGCAGAAAGAATACCCTGATGGTGTATAGCGTGGCGTCCTTTTTGAAAACGTTGGTCGGCTCCGCTGTCGCCTGA
- the moeB gene encoding molybdopterin-synthase adenylyltransferase MoeB, which produces MTASQDTSLSPVELARYSRHILLEEIGQAGQETLKRSKALVIGAGGLGSPVALYLAAAGVGAIGIADFDTVELHNLQRQILHGQSDIDRLKIESAADALAEVNPHVNLQLHKEGVQPDNAIELFSQYDIIIDGTDNFATRYLNNDAAYFAKKPLVYGSIFKFEGQASVFAPQKGGPCYRCLFPEPPPPGSVPNCGEAGVMGALCGIVGSIQSMETIKYLTGVGESLIGKLLFIDTKNMSFRSLNLKRDPNCPLCGDHANITSIEASTYQETCETKLHSESSNTSSNMNEIPIEIDVIETKKKLARGSAILVDVREAYERNICTIDGSLHIPMNEIPSRLSELPRDKEILVHCHHGGRSLRVVNFLRENGYSKSINVGGGIDSWATTIDSKLQRY; this is translated from the coding sequence ATGACCGCCTCTCAAGACACATCGCTCAGCCCCGTGGAGCTCGCTCGCTACAGCCGCCATATTCTCCTGGAGGAAATCGGACAGGCCGGGCAGGAAACGCTCAAGCGATCCAAAGCCCTCGTCATCGGGGCCGGCGGCCTGGGCAGCCCGGTCGCCCTCTATCTCGCGGCGGCAGGCGTCGGCGCCATCGGCATCGCCGACTTCGACACGGTCGAGCTGCACAACCTGCAGCGGCAGATCCTGCACGGCCAGAGCGATATCGACCGCCTCAAAATTGAATCCGCCGCCGACGCCTTGGCTGAGGTCAATCCCCATGTGAACCTGCAGCTCCATAAGGAAGGCGTGCAGCCCGACAACGCGATAGAGCTTTTCAGCCAGTATGATATTATCATCGACGGCACTGATAATTTCGCGACGCGCTACCTGAACAATGATGCTGCCTACTTCGCGAAGAAACCGCTGGTCTACGGCAGCATCTTCAAGTTCGAAGGCCAAGCTTCCGTGTTCGCGCCGCAAAAAGGCGGGCCTTGCTATCGCTGCCTCTTTCCGGAACCGCCTCCTCCAGGCAGCGTGCCAAACTGCGGAGAAGCTGGGGTGATGGGAGCGCTCTGCGGCATCGTCGGCAGTATCCAATCGATGGAGACGATCAAATACCTCACCGGCGTTGGCGAGTCCTTGATCGGAAAGCTGCTCTTTATCGATACCAAGAATATGAGCTTTCGCTCCTTGAATCTGAAGCGTGACCCAAACTGCCCTCTTTGCGGCGACCATGCAAATATCACCTCCATCGAAGCCTCCACCTATCAAGAGACCTGCGAGACTAAACTCCACTCCGAATCCTCAAACACCTCCTCAAATATGAACGAAATCCCCATCGAAATAGACGTCATCGAAACGAAGAAAAAGCTAGCCCGCGGCAGCGCCATATTGGTCGACGTGCGCGAAGCCTACGAGCGCAACATCTGCACCATCGACGGCTCACTTCATATTCCGATGAACGAAATCCCATCGCGCCTCAGCGAGCTTCCTCGCGACAAGGAAATTCTGGTGCACTGTCACCACGGCGGCCGCAGCCTGCGGGTGGTCAACTTTCTTCGCGAAAACGGCTACTCGAAGTCTATAAACGTGGGTGGCGGCATCGATAGCTGGGCCACCACTATCGACAGCAAGCTGCAACGCTACTAG
- the cheB gene encoding chemotaxis-specific protein-glutamate methyltransferase CheB, giving the protein MELNVFAVDGSVNVRKRLGDAVKATPGLLLSGVASTASIALQKLKSIPADIIVLDTDIEVDDTLAFIRSVAQQSPDAYLILFGSGLARGGSMVLDGISAGAHDYLRKPSGHPLKDPEWACVETELIPMLARRAANLPRRPSKPDDRSPLLEEEPMVTLERATRKVGDRIRNEVKAEEAKCAKRHGLPKIVCIGSSTGGPNALSDLFSQFPKRFPVPIVVTQHMPPMFTRMLAQRLNGLDTLVFHEGEEGMALEAGHVYIAPGGKHMTIRSDGGALRLGLNEEPPENSCRPAVDVMLRSVAETVGGAALVTILTGMGKDGFQGCRELVGLGATVFAQDEETSVVWGMPGYVASAGLADRVLPLSEIAQAMNEFVGNCPVRPSR; this is encoded by the coding sequence ATGGAGCTGAACGTTTTTGCAGTCGATGGATCAGTCAACGTCCGCAAGCGACTTGGCGATGCCGTGAAGGCCACGCCCGGATTGCTGCTCAGCGGAGTCGCATCGACCGCATCGATCGCGTTGCAGAAACTGAAATCGATTCCGGCGGATATCATCGTTTTGGATACGGATATCGAAGTCGATGATACGCTCGCGTTCATTCGTAGCGTCGCGCAGCAGTCGCCGGACGCGTATTTGATTCTCTTTGGCAGCGGGCTGGCCCGCGGAGGCTCGATGGTTTTGGATGGAATCTCCGCCGGGGCCCACGACTATCTTCGCAAGCCGTCGGGGCATCCGCTCAAGGATCCAGAGTGGGCGTGTGTGGAGACGGAGCTGATCCCGATGCTCGCGCGCCGTGCCGCGAACCTGCCGAGAAGGCCGTCGAAACCGGACGACCGCAGCCCGCTGCTGGAGGAGGAGCCGATGGTCACGCTAGAGCGAGCGACGCGCAAGGTGGGGGACCGCATTCGAAATGAGGTCAAAGCGGAGGAAGCCAAGTGCGCCAAGCGGCACGGGCTGCCGAAGATCGTCTGTATCGGTTCCTCCACGGGCGGTCCCAACGCCTTGTCGGATCTCTTCTCCCAGTTTCCCAAGCGCTTTCCGGTGCCCATTGTGGTGACTCAGCACATGCCTCCCATGTTCACTCGGATGCTGGCCCAACGCCTCAACGGGCTGGACACGCTCGTATTTCACGAGGGCGAAGAGGGCATGGCGCTCGAAGCCGGTCACGTCTACATCGCGCCCGGTGGAAAGCACATGACGATTCGCTCGGACGGAGGAGCGTTGCGGCTGGGGTTGAACGAGGAGCCTCCGGAAAATTCCTGCCGGCCGGCGGTAGACGTCATGCTGCGCAGCGTCGCCGAAACCGTCGGTGGGGCCGCTTTGGTGACGATCTTGACTGGCATGGGCAAGGACGGCTTTCAGGGCTGCCGAGAACTGGTCGGCCTCGGGGCCACCGTTTTCGCCCAGGATGAAGAGACTTCAGTGGTATGGGGCATGCCCGGTTACGTGGCGAGCGCCGGTCTGGCGGACCGAGTGCTCCCCTTGTCGGAAATCGCTCAGGCGATGAATGAATTCGTTGGAAACTGTCCCGTAAGGCCGTCGAGGTAG
- a CDS encoding sugar phosphate nucleotidyltransferase, with translation MVDRYAVIMAGGKGERFWPASRLARPKHLLPIVGEKPMLTQTVERLEGFLPYENVIIITNSEQLDGVREVCPMLPEENIVAEPVGRDTAAAVGLAMLLVKQRNPDAAMAMLPADALINDKQSFQSALEIAFKAAESSPSLLTIGIQPTEPATGYGYIQCGTSEKVIDNRDIFAVRQFKEKPDLETAKSYLQSGDYFWNAGMFVWKVSTISDALEEFTPTLKKGLDQIEAGMNEGKELIGLLSELYPKLEKISVDFAIMEKATNVQTLAATFDWDDVGAWPAIARHFPSDKAGNVNKGPVKFSGCSKNIVVTDKDHLVALIGVEDLIVVHVKDATLICSKDKAQKIKELVRSLGEEEAYKALL, from the coding sequence ATGGTAGACCGATACGCTGTGATCATGGCAGGTGGAAAAGGCGAACGCTTCTGGCCGGCGAGCCGGCTCGCTCGCCCTAAGCATTTGCTTCCGATCGTGGGGGAAAAGCCAATGCTGACCCAGACCGTGGAGCGTCTGGAAGGTTTTCTTCCTTACGAAAACGTAATTATCATCACCAACAGCGAGCAGCTGGATGGGGTGCGGGAAGTTTGTCCGATGCTTCCCGAGGAAAACATCGTGGCCGAGCCGGTGGGACGGGACACGGCCGCCGCGGTTGGACTGGCCATGCTGCTGGTCAAGCAGAGAAACCCGGACGCCGCCATGGCGATGTTGCCGGCGGACGCTCTCATCAACGATAAGCAGTCCTTCCAGTCCGCGCTTGAGATCGCGTTCAAGGCGGCGGAGAGCTCGCCCAGTCTGCTGACCATCGGGATTCAGCCGACCGAGCCAGCTACCGGCTACGGCTACATCCAGTGCGGCACCTCCGAAAAGGTGATCGACAATCGCGACATCTTCGCCGTTCGCCAGTTCAAGGAAAAGCCGGATCTCGAAACCGCTAAGAGCTACCTGCAAAGTGGCGACTACTTTTGGAACGCGGGCATGTTCGTTTGGAAGGTTTCCACTATTTCCGACGCCTTGGAGGAGTTCACCCCCACCTTGAAAAAGGGGCTCGACCAGATCGAAGCGGGCATGAACGAGGGCAAGGAGCTGATCGGCTTGCTGAGCGAGCTCTATCCGAAGCTGGAAAAGATCTCGGTGGACTTCGCCATCATGGAAAAGGCGACCAACGTGCAGACCTTGGCCGCGACCTTCGATTGGGACGATGTCGGCGCCTGGCCTGCCATCGCTCGCCACTTCCCGAGCGACAAGGCGGGTAACGTGAACAAGGGCCCAGTCAAGTTCTCCGGCTGCTCCAAAAACATCGTGGTGACCGACAAGGATCATCTGGTGGCCTTGATCGGCGTGGAGGATCTCATCGTGGTGCACGTGAAGGACGCCACCTTGATCTGCTCCAAGGACAAGGCCCAAAAGATCAAGGAATTGGTCCGCAGCCTCGGCGAGGAAGAGGCCTACAAAGCCCTGCTTTAG
- the truA gene encoding tRNA pseudouridine(38-40) synthase TruA has protein sequence MRWKCSCAYDGTHYAGWQTQNGQESVQEVIETAIEAIVKHRIVIHGSGRTDAGVHALEQVFHFDYDWKHGGERLVKAVSTKLPRSIKLLSATPVDEEFHARFSAVSKRYHYRLFLGDADPFLWPYCLSVPRQLDLNVMKRGMDLLVGEHDFAAFAANRGLEYESTVRQMKAVELTLADRLVLVSFEANGFMYKMVRSLVGSLLNVGLGRLALDDLQNLLESRQRTPLVEASPARGLFLEKVFYA, from the coding sequence ATGAGGTGGAAGTGCAGCTGCGCGTATGACGGCACCCACTACGCCGGCTGGCAAACGCAGAATGGCCAGGAATCGGTGCAGGAAGTCATCGAGACTGCGATAGAGGCCATCGTGAAGCATCGCATCGTCATCCATGGAAGCGGTCGCACCGACGCAGGCGTGCACGCCCTGGAGCAGGTGTTTCATTTCGACTATGATTGGAAGCATGGCGGCGAACGTCTGGTGAAGGCGGTTTCCACCAAGCTGCCGCGCAGCATCAAGCTGCTTTCAGCCACTCCGGTGGACGAGGAGTTTCACGCCCGTTTCTCCGCCGTCTCCAAGCGCTACCACTACCGATTGTTCCTCGGCGATGCCGACCCCTTCCTGTGGCCGTACTGCTTGTCCGTGCCGCGTCAGCTCGACCTGAACGTGATGAAGCGCGGCATGGATCTTCTAGTGGGCGAGCACGACTTCGCAGCCTTTGCTGCGAACCGTGGGCTGGAGTACGAATCGACGGTGCGGCAAATGAAGGCGGTGGAGCTGACGCTAGCGGATCGGCTGGTCCTCGTCTCCTTCGAAGCGAACGGATTCATGTACAAGATGGTGCGCAGCCTCGTCGGCTCGCTGCTCAACGTGGGACTAGGCCGCCTCGCCCTTGATGATCTGCAGAACCTGCTGGAAAGTCGCCAGCGCACTCCCTTGGTGGAAGCCTCCCCGGCCCGAGGGCTGTTTCTGGAAAAGGTTTTCTACGCCTGA
- a CDS encoding protein-glutamate O-methyltransferase CheR translates to MSITKQEFDFFRDWARERSAISLEEDKEYLVKSRLEPILRRHKIDTISELLASLSRRTVAAGLEDEVIDAMTTNETFFFRDIHPFQVMRDHLIPQLERELGEERKLNVWSAACSTGQEIYSLIMLMKEHFPQLFDWDLKLYATDISSTVLEKARSGIYTDMEAKRGLDERLRNRYFTRLPNDRWQIHESLRKLVTFRQLNFIDSWPDMGRHHFVLIRNVLIYFDVDVKRQILERVRRRLDRRGFMMLGSSETTLNIDPGWEVRRDGRAAYYVPRATAGVSGETRPA, encoded by the coding sequence ATGAGCATTACGAAACAGGAGTTCGACTTTTTCAGAGACTGGGCCCGCGAACGCTCCGCGATATCTTTGGAGGAAGACAAGGAGTACCTGGTGAAGAGCCGCTTGGAGCCGATTCTGCGTCGCCATAAGATCGATACCATATCGGAGCTGCTCGCTTCGCTATCCCGTCGGACGGTCGCCGCAGGATTGGAAGATGAGGTGATCGATGCCATGACCACTAACGAGACTTTTTTCTTCCGCGACATCCACCCCTTCCAGGTGATGCGAGATCATTTGATACCGCAGCTGGAGCGGGAGCTTGGCGAGGAAAGGAAACTGAACGTCTGGTCGGCCGCTTGTTCTACAGGGCAGGAGATCTACTCGCTGATAATGCTCATGAAAGAGCATTTTCCTCAGCTGTTCGATTGGGACCTCAAGCTGTACGCTACCGATATTTCGTCCACGGTTTTGGAGAAGGCCCGCTCTGGAATATATACAGATATGGAAGCGAAGCGCGGATTGGACGAGCGCTTGCGAAATCGATACTTCACGCGCTTGCCCAACGATCGCTGGCAGATCCACGAATCGCTGCGCAAGCTGGTGACCTTTCGGCAGCTGAACTTCATCGATTCGTGGCCGGATATGGGACGGCATCATTTTGTTCTCATCAGAAACGTTCTGATATATTTCGACGTCGACGTGAAGCGCCAGATTCTGGAGCGCGTGCGACGTCGTCTCGACCGGCGCGGATTCATGATGCTGGGGTCGTCCGAGACTACGCTGAACATCGATCCGGGCTGGGAAGTGCGGCGCGATGGCCGGGCGGCGTATTACGTGCCGCGAGCGACGGCAGGCGTTTCCGGAGAGACGCGACCTGCTTAA
- the ruvX gene encoding Holliday junction resolvase RuvX, with protein sequence MRCIGVDYGERRVGVSYGDEIGVATPLPAIVLPTETERLEALAQLAKDRGATDFVFGYPYNMDGSIGFKAKEVDAFIEKLGAFSKLPVHRVDERLTSREASKAFPKGRDDELRRSGKIDSVAATLILQDYLNQVVALPEYSADEYGEYEDDGCYDGDYER encoded by the coding sequence ATGCGCTGCATCGGTGTTGACTACGGCGAACGCCGCGTCGGTGTGAGCTATGGTGACGAGATTGGCGTCGCGACTCCGTTGCCTGCTATCGTCTTGCCAACCGAAACGGAGCGCCTCGAAGCCCTCGCCCAACTGGCGAAGGACCGCGGCGCGACCGATTTCGTATTCGGTTATCCATACAACATGGATGGATCGATTGGCTTCAAGGCGAAGGAGGTGGACGCGTTCATCGAAAAGCTAGGCGCGTTTAGCAAGCTCCCGGTGCATCGCGTCGACGAAAGGCTCACTTCCCGCGAGGCGTCGAAGGCGTTTCCGAAGGGCCGCGACGACGAGCTGCGACGTTCCGGGAAAATCGATTCCGTAGCGGCCACGCTTATCTTGCAGGACTACCTCAATCAAGTCGTGGCTTTGCCCGAGTATTCAGCTGACGAATACGGAGAGTACGAGGATGATGGCTGCTACGATGGGGATTACGAACGATGA
- a CDS encoding WYL domain-containing protein has product MSSQEKIHSLKRPAIERMLRIHNELKSGSYPNCTSLAKEMEVSTKTISRDIDFMRDRMLLPLEYDSSLHGYYYTREVQSLPTIDISEGELLALSIARKSLDYYKGTPFEKPLANALNKLSASLPDTITANLSELSQSISFRQGRSSQVNEALLQAFTKATLERRTISFDYKKLGGSKTERRALNVYHLTNFLGKWYAIGWDQKRDAMRTFLLNRASSAALEGSTFTVPKTFSAEDYLGSSFGIYSPSGDHKVSILFKNPISEYISENTWHPSQRVDYRDDGSIMIHFELGSLVEVASWILSWGPNAEAMRPQELRDTLSKTACAIAELYRQ; this is encoded by the coding sequence ATGTCATCACAGGAAAAGATACACTCCCTCAAACGTCCCGCCATCGAGCGCATGCTACGCATACACAACGAACTGAAAAGCGGTTCGTATCCAAATTGCACATCGCTGGCGAAAGAGATGGAAGTCAGCACGAAAACCATCAGCCGCGATATCGATTTCATGAGGGACCGCATGCTGCTTCCGCTTGAATACGATTCCTCGCTGCATGGCTACTACTACACGCGTGAAGTGCAAAGCCTGCCGACCATCGACATTTCCGAGGGGGAGCTGCTGGCGCTATCGATCGCGAGAAAATCGCTGGACTACTACAAAGGCACGCCTTTCGAAAAGCCGCTGGCGAACGCTCTAAATAAGCTATCCGCAAGCTTGCCCGACACCATAACGGCCAACCTATCGGAGCTCAGCCAAAGCATCTCCTTTCGACAAGGGCGATCTTCCCAGGTGAATGAGGCCTTGCTGCAAGCCTTCACGAAAGCGACGCTCGAGCGCAGAACGATTTCCTTCGACTACAAGAAACTGGGTGGTTCGAAAACCGAACGCCGCGCCCTCAATGTCTACCACCTGACGAACTTCCTAGGAAAGTGGTATGCGATCGGATGGGATCAGAAACGCGACGCCATGCGAACCTTTCTCCTCAACCGCGCCAGCAGCGCTGCTTTGGAAGGCTCGACCTTCACCGTTCCTAAAACGTTTTCCGCGGAGGACTATCTGGGGAGCAGCTTTGGTATATATTCTCCCAGCGGCGACCACAAAGTTTCCATACTATTTAAGAATCCAATTTCCGAATACATTTCGGAAAATACATGGCATCCTTCTCAACGTGTGGACTACCGAGACGATGGCTCGATCATGATCCACTTCGAGCTCGGCAGCTTGGTAGAAGTCGCTTCATGGATCCTCAGCTGGGGACCGAACGCCGAGGCGATGAGACCCCAGGAACTCCGCGACACGCTCTCCAAGACAGCCTGCGCTATCGCGGAATTATACCGGCAATAG
- a CDS encoding AraC family transcriptional regulator, producing MLATGADQGGDEASVVFQEFDGKQLSDPLHRHDHFELLFIWQGKGRWQLGAKTGAFERGSLLLCPPGILHAYHGARADGEPGAVGGIALRFSRKVLPQGLLALPEMSALCRLVEAAEQPLVFVVSDRDRLRARLRSIHRAKSALRLARFYVALELVAEFECRQVVEAEGVAKEMTPRDRARFDTARRFVEGRFAEGIGRDEAALAVGLEPEAFSRFFRCVSGTTFVDYLANLRVRHAATLLGSRRGLSLREVAERSGFRNLSTFHRQFKRKLGTTPSAYRKAANTENQAP from the coding sequence ATGTTGGCCACAGGGGCGGATCAGGGCGGCGATGAGGCGTCCGTCGTTTTTCAAGAGTTTGATGGAAAGCAGCTTAGCGATCCATTGCACCGTCATGACCACTTCGAGCTCCTCTTCATCTGGCAAGGAAAGGGCCGGTGGCAGCTCGGAGCGAAAACGGGGGCTTTCGAACGCGGTTCCTTGCTGCTTTGTCCTCCAGGCATCCTGCATGCCTATCACGGCGCGCGGGCGGATGGAGAGCCGGGAGCCGTGGGCGGCATCGCTCTGCGCTTTTCGCGCAAGGTCCTGCCGCAGGGGCTGCTCGCCTTGCCTGAGATGTCGGCGCTATGCCGGCTCGTGGAAGCGGCGGAGCAGCCCTTGGTTTTCGTCGTTTCCGATCGCGATCGGTTGCGGGCCAGACTGCGGTCGATCCATCGAGCCAAATCAGCCCTAAGGCTCGCTCGCTTCTATGTGGCTCTAGAATTGGTGGCGGAGTTCGAGTGCCGGCAAGTTGTAGAAGCAGAGGGAGTTGCGAAAGAAATGACGCCTCGTGATCGGGCTCGATTCGATACTGCGAGACGTTTCGTCGAAGGGCGTTTCGCGGAGGGGATCGGTCGCGACGAGGCGGCGTTGGCGGTGGGCTTGGAGCCGGAGGCGTTTTCCCGTTTCTTTCGCTGCGTTTCCGGTACGACCTTCGTCGACTATCTGGCCAATTTGCGGGTGCGGCATGCTGCCACCTTGCTGGGGAGTCGTCGCGGATTGAGCTTGCGCGAGGTGGCCGAGCGGAGCGGGTTTCGAAACCTCAGCACCTTTCATCGCCAGTTCAAACGCAAGCTGGGAACGACGCCCAGCGCATATCGGAAAGCGGCCAATACGGAGAATCAGGCGCCCTAG